A single Silvibacterium dinghuense DNA region contains:
- a CDS encoding TonB-dependent receptor — MRRLILPLALSLVACGTAEAQLPQRSTHGRVIDSQGQPIAGAEIRDAGHHLLAHSGSDGSFTAPGSGTPLTVSEAGFATATVTNTDDAVLTVTLLRLETVSVTAYRTPLPSLDSPASVRVVDSAQLRQSAAPLLDGKLRQVPGFELFRRSSSLVANPTTEGVSLRGLGSTAASRSLVVFDDVPLNDPYGGWIHWDELPAPVIRSVEVVRGGASDLYGSSAIGGVVSLLPAQPPASDGASFALDTNYGALETTDDTMLTGLRHGRWSALGAAGLVATDGYTLVAPNLRGPVDQPSNVHAQNGYLDLDRQLDTSSDHVFLRGNVLNEARHNGTPLTTNGNRLWRYAAGTDWHELSLRLFGDNEHYRQTFSSIATGRGSETLTRYAEDPATELGAALHARHAFTPQLLAIAGSDTHDVRASDDEILFTGSGGTLTTSGRQRQTGVYAEALATPGPWTLSGSARVDHFSNFDAQQFASASGHTPLPAFSETVFDPRLGLSRRIGPHFALSASAFRAYRAPTQNELYRTGQVGQQLTEPNANLRSERATGWETGAQAELPRLRSTARISWFWTQVNRPITALTLSTTPTLTTLKRENLGQIESRGLSLDYSLAPASWIALEGGYQFAIATVTKYAQEPQLVGNWIPQVARQMATARLRLSSQRFGLLSLEERTSGRQFDDDANQYLLHPYFRFDAYASRSVGRHLDLSASGENLFDRSIEVGRTPILTLGTPRTAKIGLRLHWGE; from the coding sequence ATGCGACGGCTGATCCTGCCGCTTGCCCTCTCCCTGGTTGCCTGCGGCACGGCCGAGGCACAGCTTCCGCAGCGCTCCACCCATGGCCGCGTGATCGACAGCCAGGGCCAGCCCATCGCCGGAGCCGAGATTCGCGATGCGGGCCATCACCTGCTCGCGCACTCCGGCAGCGACGGCAGCTTTACCGCGCCTGGCAGCGGCACTCCGCTTACCGTGTCCGAGGCTGGATTTGCCACCGCCACGGTGACGAATACGGATGACGCCGTACTCACCGTCACGCTGCTACGGCTGGAAACCGTCAGCGTGACCGCTTATCGCACACCGTTGCCCTCGCTCGACAGCCCGGCCAGTGTGCGTGTTGTCGACTCCGCGCAGCTTCGCCAATCTGCCGCCCCGCTGCTCGACGGCAAATTGCGGCAGGTTCCGGGCTTCGAACTCTTCCGCCGCTCCAGCTCGCTGGTCGCGAACCCCACGACAGAAGGGGTTTCCCTGCGCGGCCTCGGCTCAACCGCGGCCAGCCGCTCGCTCGTGGTCTTCGACGACGTGCCGCTGAACGATCCCTATGGCGGCTGGATCCACTGGGATGAGCTTCCCGCGCCGGTCATCCGCTCGGTCGAGGTAGTACGCGGCGGGGCGTCCGATCTCTACGGCTCGAGCGCGATCGGTGGCGTGGTCAGCCTGCTGCCTGCGCAGCCGCCGGCAAGCGACGGCGCGAGTTTCGCCCTCGACACCAACTATGGAGCGCTTGAGACCACCGACGACACCATGCTCACCGGCCTCCGGCATGGCCGCTGGTCCGCGCTCGGAGCTGCGGGCCTCGTTGCAACCGACGGCTATACGCTGGTCGCGCCCAATCTGCGCGGACCGGTCGACCAGCCATCGAACGTGCATGCGCAGAACGGCTATCTCGATCTTGACCGGCAACTCGATACCAGCAGCGATCACGTCTTCCTGCGCGGCAATGTGCTGAATGAGGCCCGCCACAATGGCACGCCGCTGACCACCAATGGCAACCGCCTGTGGCGCTATGCGGCAGGCACCGACTGGCACGAGCTCTCGCTGCGGCTCTTCGGCGACAACGAACACTATCGTCAGACATTTTCGAGCATCGCCACCGGGCGCGGCTCGGAGACGCTGACCCGCTACGCCGAAGACCCTGCCACCGAACTCGGAGCTGCACTGCACGCGCGACATGCCTTTACACCGCAACTGCTCGCGATCGCCGGATCTGACACGCACGACGTCCGCGCCTCCGATGACGAAATCCTCTTTACCGGCAGCGGCGGCACACTCACCACCAGCGGGCGACAGCGCCAGACCGGCGTTTACGCCGAGGCATTGGCGACTCCGGGGCCCTGGACGCTCTCCGGCTCGGCACGCGTCGACCATTTCTCCAACTTTGACGCACAGCAATTTGCCAGCGCGAGTGGACATACGCCGCTGCCGGCCTTCAGCGAAACGGTCTTCGATCCGCGTCTTGGACTTTCACGACGCATCGGGCCGCACTTCGCACTCTCCGCATCGGCCTTTCGCGCCTATCGCGCACCGACGCAAAACGAGCTTTACCGCACCGGCCAGGTAGGCCAGCAGCTCACCGAGCCCAATGCCAATTTGCGTTCCGAGCGGGCTACCGGATGGGAGACCGGCGCGCAGGCCGAGCTGCCCCGGTTGCGGTCCACCGCGCGCATCAGCTGGTTCTGGACACAGGTGAATCGGCCGATCACCGCACTTACGCTCTCCACCACCCCGACGCTGACCACGCTGAAGCGCGAGAACCTTGGCCAGATCGAAAGCCGCGGGCTCTCGCTCGACTATTCGCTTGCACCAGCATCATGGATCGCGCTTGAGGGCGGCTATCAATTTGCCATTGCGACGGTTACAAAATATGCGCAGGAGCCGCAGCTGGTTGGCAACTGGATTCCGCAGGTGGCGCGCCAGATGGCCACTGCGCGCCTACGTCTTTCCAGCCAGCGTTTCGGCCTGCTGAGCCTCGAGGAACGCACCTCCGGCAGGCAGTTCGACGATGACGCCAACCAATATCTGCTGCATCCCTACTTCCGTTTCGACGCCTATGCCTCGCGCTCCGTGGGACGGCATCTCGACCTTTCCGCTTCGGGCGAAAACCTCTTCGATCGCTCCATCGAGGTGGGCCGTACGCCTATCCTCACCCTGGGCACGCCGCGCACTGCGAAGATCGGCCTGCGTCTGCACTGGGGCGAGTAA
- the folK gene encoding 2-amino-4-hydroxy-6-hydroxymethyldihydropteridine diphosphokinase: MLSHAYIGLGSNQSFGALAPAQILEAALAALNEAGTVLTRSSFYRTAPVGYEEQPEFVNAAALVETTLSPETLLAVLLTLERRFGRDRSHAIAKGPRTLDLDLLLMTTDDGQPTLRESEQLTLPHPAIAERRFVLAPLAEIAPGLEHPIHHKTIAELLDALADEGSNARSAVRRGGE; this comes from the coding sequence ATGCTCTCCCATGCCTACATCGGCCTCGGCTCAAACCAGTCCTTTGGAGCGCTCGCGCCTGCCCAGATCCTCGAAGCGGCGCTGGCAGCGCTCAATGAGGCTGGCACCGTGCTCACGCGCTCCTCGTTCTATCGCACTGCGCCGGTCGGCTATGAAGAGCAGCCCGAGTTCGTCAACGCCGCGGCGCTGGTAGAAACCACGCTTAGCCCCGAGACTCTTCTCGCAGTGCTGCTGACCCTCGAGCGGCGATTCGGGCGCGATCGAAGCCACGCGATCGCCAAGGGACCGCGGACGCTGGACCTCGACCTCCTCCTGATGACCACGGATGATGGCCAGCCGACGCTGCGGGAGAGCGAGCAACTTACACTGCCCCACCCCGCCATCGCCGAACGGCGATTTGTTCTCGCTCCGCTGGCCGAGATCGCTCCCGGCCTTGAACACCCTATTCATCACAAAACGATTGCCGAGCTGCTCGACGCTCTGGCCGATGAGGGCTCGAATGCCCGCTCGGCGGTGCGCCGGGGCGGGGAGTAA
- the nadD gene encoding nicotinate (nicotinamide) nucleotide adenylyltransferase: MRIGFFGGSFDPPHLGHIALARLAADRLGLERVLLAPVGRQPLKHGDVAPFADRVAMLRLAVETDPRLEVSLVDAPMPEGQPNYTVDTLRRLRLELPPASRLYCIIGADSFLTLNKWHDASGLFAESDLVVGARPGFALDEAAWALPSGVTVESKVEDRPECRGYRLRHPQGSAMLYFLPDLAEEVSATEIRLELQARADERVDPAVTAYIREHELYGGGAV; the protein is encoded by the coding sequence ATGAGGATTGGTTTTTTCGGCGGGAGCTTCGATCCGCCGCACCTGGGGCATATCGCGCTGGCGCGTCTGGCTGCGGACCGGCTCGGTCTCGAGCGGGTGCTGCTGGCCCCGGTGGGCCGCCAGCCGCTGAAACACGGCGATGTTGCCCCCTTTGCCGACCGGGTAGCGATGCTGCGTCTGGCCGTGGAGACCGATCCGCGTCTGGAAGTCTCTCTCGTGGATGCGCCGATGCCGGAGGGCCAGCCAAATTACACCGTCGACACGCTGCGCCGCTTGCGTCTGGAGCTTCCGCCGGCTTCGCGGCTCTACTGCATCATCGGAGCCGACTCGTTTCTTACGCTGAACAAGTGGCATGATGCGTCTGGACTTTTTGCCGAGAGTGACCTGGTTGTAGGGGCGCGGCCCGGTTTTGCGCTGGACGAGGCGGCGTGGGCCTTGCCTTCGGGGGTCACCGTGGAGAGCAAAGTGGAGGACCGGCCTGAGTGCCGCGGCTACCGGCTCAGGCATCCGCAGGGAAGCGCGATGCTGTATTTTCTGCCCGACCTGGCCGAGGAGGTTTCGGCTACCGAAATCCGCCTCGAGCTCCAGGCCAGGGCCGATGAACGGGTCGATCCCGCTGTGACTGCGTATATCCGCGAGCATGAGTTATACGGCGGCGGAGCGGTGTAG